The following are encoded together in the Pedobacter steynii genome:
- a CDS encoding carboxy terminal-processing peptidase, giving the protein MLKRTLLVTFTAAVLACQASPKPQQLVKGVSNIVPDERQSLVVKEVVGLIENYNYKKIKLNDSISSLILDKYIKDLDPYKYYFLASDIKDFEQFRNTLDDDFRNGDLSAPFYIFNVYLKRYNEWLAYTLTQVKSKYDFNQDDTYVFDREKMPWITSPVELNDVWKKKVKYDLVNLKIAGTTPAKNVETLTKRYENLKSQAAKVNNQDVFQTIMDAFTETIDPHTNYFNPVNAQQFNEDMARSFEGIGARLKLENDILKIDEIIPGGPAFKSKLLSSGDRIVGVAQGSGEFEDIIGWRIDNSVSKIKGPKGTKVRLKIIPVGRELSSKPVIIELTRERIVMEDQSAKKSVKTIQSEGQSYKIGIIRVPAFYADFKAANAGDPNYKSTTRDVRLLIDTLKNKDKVDAIVMDLRANGGGSLVEAIDLTGLFIDKGPVVQVKDIKNNIEVSEDTNSGVAWSGPFGVMVDRLSASASEIFAGAIQDYGRGIVMGTQTYGKGTVQSSIDLNRLVNPSILQRIAALVSKDAKTTIKTVNGKEGAPVQLGQINLTMAKFYRVTGSSTQHKGVMPDIQFPSLYPLNKIGEDTEPSALPWDEVQKSNFKVVADLNPLKPELLKLHEARMANSLDYKTLEQDIADVKKREGEVSITLNETKLKAERDSLEAKSLARINQLRVSKGLAPVKKGDKIKKEETFDFIEDESLQIMADLMRFTNPNKAELVKVKAGFN; this is encoded by the coding sequence CGATTCTATTTCTTCACTGATCCTGGATAAGTATATAAAGGACCTAGACCCTTACAAATATTATTTCCTGGCCTCTGATATTAAAGACTTTGAACAGTTTAGAAATACATTGGATGACGATTTTAGAAATGGGGATCTAAGTGCTCCGTTCTACATTTTTAACGTATATCTGAAAAGATATAATGAATGGCTGGCGTATACACTTACCCAGGTAAAATCCAAGTATGACTTTAATCAGGATGATACCTATGTGTTTGACCGGGAGAAAATGCCATGGATCACTTCTCCTGTGGAACTTAACGATGTCTGGAAGAAAAAGGTGAAGTATGACCTGGTTAACCTGAAAATTGCAGGAACAACTCCGGCAAAAAATGTGGAAACCCTGACTAAAAGATATGAAAATTTAAAATCACAAGCTGCAAAAGTTAATAATCAGGATGTATTCCAAACGATTATGGATGCCTTTACAGAGACGATTGATCCCCATACCAATTATTTTAATCCGGTAAATGCTCAGCAGTTTAATGAAGATATGGCACGTTCATTTGAGGGGATTGGTGCAAGGTTAAAACTGGAGAATGATATTCTTAAAATTGATGAAATTATTCCGGGTGGTCCAGCCTTCAAAAGTAAGCTGTTAAGCTCAGGAGATAGGATTGTAGGTGTTGCACAGGGTTCTGGTGAATTTGAAGACATCATCGGCTGGAGAATTGATAATTCTGTCTCTAAGATAAAAGGACCGAAAGGAACTAAGGTGAGATTGAAAATTATCCCGGTTGGACGTGAACTGTCGTCAAAACCTGTCATTATAGAATTGACCAGGGAGCGTATCGTAATGGAAGATCAATCGGCCAAAAAATCGGTAAAGACCATTCAGTCAGAGGGACAGTCTTATAAAATAGGAATCATCAGGGTTCCCGCCTTTTATGCAGATTTTAAAGCTGCAAATGCAGGAGATCCTAATTATAAAAGTACCACTCGAGATGTGAGGTTGTTGATTGATACTTTAAAAAACAAAGATAAAGTAGATGCTATTGTGATGGACTTACGTGCTAACGGCGGCGGTTCATTGGTAGAGGCGATCGATCTGACCGGATTATTCATTGATAAAGGACCCGTAGTACAGGTAAAAGATATTAAGAATAACATTGAAGTGAGCGAAGATACCAATTCAGGTGTTGCCTGGAGTGGGCCTTTTGGAGTGATGGTGGATCGTTTGAGCGCATCAGCTTCTGAAATTTTTGCAGGTGCAATTCAGGATTATGGACGAGGTATCGTTATGGGGACGCAGACCTATGGTAAAGGAACTGTTCAATCTTCAATAGATTTGAACAGACTGGTAAACCCATCTATTTTACAAAGAATAGCAGCGTTGGTAAGTAAGGATGCTAAAACAACTATTAAGACCGTTAATGGAAAAGAGGGGGCTCCTGTTCAATTGGGGCAGATCAACCTGACGATGGCTAAATTTTATCGCGTAACTGGAAGTAGTACCCAACATAAAGGGGTGATGCCTGATATTCAATTTCCTTCGCTTTATCCACTGAATAAAATAGGAGAAGACACAGAACCTTCTGCTTTACCTTGGGACGAGGTACAAAAATCTAATTTCAAGGTAGTTGCTGACCTTAACCCTTTAAAACCGGAATTACTGAAACTTCATGAAGCAAGGATGGCAAATTCTTTGGATTATAAAACATTAGAACAGGATATTGCTGATGTTAAAAAACGAGAAGGAGAGGTCTCTATCACTTTAAACGAAACAAAACTGAAAGCAGAGCGGGATAGTCTGGAGGCTAAATCTCTTGCCAGAATTAACCAGTTGAGGGTTTCGAAAGGATTGGCTCCAGTTAAAAAAGGAGATAAGATTAAGAAAGAAGAAACGTTCGACTTCATAGAGGATGAGAGCTTACAGATCATGGCAGATTTGATGAGGTTTACCAATCCAAATAAAGCCGAATTAGTGAAAGTGAAAGCCGGATTTAATTAG
- a CDS encoding SPFH domain-containing protein translates to MDYTFYLLVFFALVILISSFVTVKQGTIAVITIFGKYRRLLRPGLSLKIPLVENIHSRISIQNRSVELSFQAVTQDQANVYFKAMLLYSVLNHDEETIKNVAFKFVDQTNLMQALIRTIEGSIRAYVATQRQANVLAQRNEIVDHVKHQIDQVLESWGYHLQDLQLNDITFDEEIMRSMSRVVASNNLKAAAENEGQALLITKTKGAEADGNAIKIAAAAEREAAQLRGQGIALFRAEVAHGMTKAAQEMEQANLDISVILFTMWTESIKHFAENSDGNVVFLDGSTEGMNKTMKEMMAMQIQKNRKDQAGE, encoded by the coding sequence ATGGACTATACATTTTACCTTCTCGTATTCTTTGCACTGGTTATTCTGATCAGTTCTTTTGTCACTGTAAAACAGGGAACCATCGCGGTGATCACCATTTTTGGCAAGTACCGGCGACTATTAAGACCCGGATTAAGCCTGAAGATTCCCCTGGTTGAAAACATTCATTCCAGAATTTCGATTCAGAACCGCTCTGTTGAACTTTCTTTTCAGGCGGTAACGCAAGACCAGGCGAACGTTTATTTTAAGGCTATGCTGCTTTATTCTGTGCTTAATCACGATGAGGAAACCATCAAGAATGTAGCTTTTAAATTTGTCGATCAAACCAACCTGATGCAGGCCCTGATACGTACCATTGAGGGATCTATCCGGGCATATGTAGCAACACAGCGCCAGGCCAACGTTTTAGCGCAGCGTAATGAAATTGTTGACCATGTAAAACACCAGATTGATCAGGTACTGGAAAGCTGGGGATATCACCTTCAGGATTTACAACTGAATGACATCACCTTTGATGAGGAAATCATGCGTTCAATGAGCAGGGTGGTTGCCTCAAACAATCTAAAAGCTGCCGCAGAAAATGAAGGTCAGGCTCTACTGATTACTAAAACAAAAGGAGCTGAAGCAGATGGTAACGCCATTAAAATTGCGGCGGCAGCAGAAAGAGAAGCAGCTCAGCTACGTGGACAAGGAATTGCTTTATTTCGTGCAGAAGTTGCTCATGGTATGACTAAAGCTGCTCAGGAAATGGAACAGGCAAATCTAGATATTTCTGTAATCCTGTTTACCATGTGGACAGAATCGATTAAACATTTCGCTGAAAACAGCGATGGAAATGTGGTTTTTCTGGATGGTTCTACTGAGGGGATGAATAAGACCATGAAAGAAATGATGGCCATGCAAATACAAAAGAACAGAAAAGACCAGGCGGGAGAATAA
- a CDS encoding CapA family protein encodes MKFSNTIALTLSSVVFMFSCQGNSASVPQQIKKDSIQISIKRDTLSITDTISITAVGDMMLGSAFPDKANLPADDAVNSFKEVDNFLKGDIIFGNLEGCLLDNGKSTKCSDPNSNSCFAFRMPERYAGIFKKAGFNLLSVANNHVGDFGKKGRTRTTEILDSLQINYAGLQSHPFTIFEKDSVKYAFCAFAPNENTVSINKIDSAKALVTRLKKQVDIVIVSFHGGGEGAKFEHVPRKNEIFYKENRGNVYQFAHSVVDAGADIVIGHGPHVTRAVEVYKNKFIAYSLGNFCTYGMFSLKGPNGIAPLLQIKLNGKGNFLYADVVSVKQDRVNRLTLDENYSAFKKIKFLTDTDFPGHRLDFSKEGRIEQKK; translated from the coding sequence ATGAAATTCTCCAACACCATTGCTCTGACCCTCTCATCGGTTGTATTTATGTTTAGCTGTCAGGGAAATAGCGCAAGCGTTCCTCAGCAAATAAAAAAAGACAGCATCCAGATCTCCATAAAAAGAGATACGCTTTCCATTACAGATACCATTTCTATTACTGCTGTCGGCGATATGATGCTCGGATCAGCCTTCCCCGACAAAGCAAACCTCCCTGCCGATGATGCGGTCAATAGTTTCAAAGAGGTAGATAATTTTTTGAAAGGAGATATCATTTTTGGAAACCTTGAGGGCTGCTTACTGGACAATGGGAAATCTACCAAGTGCAGCGATCCTAACAGCAACAGCTGTTTCGCTTTCAGAATGCCGGAAAGGTATGCAGGTATTTTCAAAAAAGCAGGCTTTAACCTACTGAGTGTCGCGAACAATCATGTAGGTGACTTTGGAAAAAAAGGACGGACAAGGACCACGGAAATTCTGGATTCTCTTCAGATCAATTATGCAGGCCTCCAGTCTCATCCTTTTACCATTTTTGAAAAAGATAGTGTAAAATATGCTTTCTGTGCTTTTGCCCCCAATGAAAACACGGTTTCAATCAATAAGATTGACAGTGCAAAAGCATTGGTAACAAGACTAAAAAAGCAGGTCGATATTGTTATTGTTTCTTTCCATGGCGGTGGTGAGGGGGCTAAATTTGAGCATGTACCAAGAAAAAATGAAATTTTTTATAAGGAAAACAGGGGTAATGTTTACCAGTTCGCTCATTCAGTAGTCGATGCAGGAGCAGATATTGTGATTGGCCATGGCCCTCATGTAACCAGGGCAGTCGAAGTTTACAAAAATAAATTTATAGCCTACAGTCTCGGCAATTTCTGTACTTATGGAATGTTCAGCCTGAAGGGGCCCAATGGAATTGCCCCATTACTGCAGATTAAGCTAAACGGAAAAGGAAATTTTCTTTATGCAGATGTAGTTTCAGTAAAACAGGACAGAGTAAACCGTCTGACTTTAGATGAGAATTACAGTGCCTTTAAAAAAATAAAATTTCTTACAGACACAGACTTCCCCGGACACCGCCTTGATTTTTCGAAAGAGGGACGTATTGAACAAAAAAAATAG
- a CDS encoding C40 family peptidase produces MIKKFLFSTLIVVCSLSAAQAQTKTKETNKLEDPDNLASQYFSQVMGVAVDATSNIKLYKFIYEWIGTPYRFGGNTKRGIDCSAFTKAIYDKVFNTTILRNSRDIFSMVDPLPKDELKEGDLVFFKIKSRSITHIGIYLGDNRFAHASSSRGVVISNLNEPYYSRYFYKGGRILDPVKNDLIEE; encoded by the coding sequence ATGATAAAAAAATTTTTGTTTTCTACCCTCATTGTCGTGTGCAGCCTTTCTGCAGCTCAAGCACAGACAAAAACAAAAGAAACCAATAAATTAGAAGACCCTGATAATTTAGCTTCCCAATATTTTTCTCAGGTAATGGGTGTTGCGGTAGATGCAACGTCTAATATAAAACTCTACAAATTCATTTATGAATGGATTGGAACTCCTTACCGATTTGGAGGAAATACCAAAAGAGGCATTGATTGTTCTGCTTTCACAAAAGCCATTTACGATAAAGTTTTCAACACCACTATACTCCGCAATTCACGTGACATCTTTAGCATGGTAGACCCATTGCCAAAAGATGAGTTAAAAGAAGGAGACCTGGTATTCTTTAAGATCAAAAGCCGTAGCATTACGCATATTGGCATTTATCTGGGTGATAACCGCTTCGCTCATGCATCCTCCAGTCGCGGAGTGGTGATCAGCAATTTAAACGAACCTTATTATTCCAGGTATTTTTATAAGGGTGGCAGAATTTTAGACCCTGTAAAAAATGACCTGATTGAGGAGTAA
- the pdhA gene encoding pyruvate dehydrogenase (acetyl-transferring) E1 component subunit alpha has translation MSAVEINKDTYLKWFESMLLMRKFEEKTGQLYGQQKIRGFCHLYIGQEAVVAGAISALQPEDSMITAYRDHAHALAKGVSANSIMAEMYGKATGCSKGKGGSMHMFSKEHNFYGGHGIVGGQIPLGAGIAFAEKYKGTKNVNVCYMGDGAVRQGALNEAFNMAMLWKLPVIFVCENNGYAMGTSVERTTNMTDIYKIGLGFDMPCAPVDGMDPVAVHTAMDEAAQRARNGDGPTFLEIRTYRYRGHSMSDPAKYRSKDELESYKTKDPIEAVRETILQEKYADQAWIEEIEAKVKQIVDDAVKFAEESPWPEASELYQDVYVQQDYPYVQD, from the coding sequence ATGAGTGCAGTAGAAATTAATAAAGATACCTATCTGAAGTGGTTTGAGTCGATGTTGCTGATGCGCAAGTTCGAAGAAAAAACAGGTCAATTGTACGGACAACAGAAAATCCGTGGTTTTTGTCACCTATACATAGGTCAGGAAGCTGTGGTAGCAGGAGCTATTTCGGCACTACAACCAGAAGATTCTATGATCACTGCCTACCGCGATCATGCACATGCTTTAGCAAAAGGTGTGAGTGCAAACAGCATTATGGCAGAGATGTATGGTAAAGCTACCGGATGTTCTAAAGGAAAAGGTGGTTCTATGCACATGTTTAGCAAAGAACATAACTTTTACGGTGGACATGGTATCGTTGGTGGACAAATTCCATTAGGAGCAGGTATCGCTTTCGCTGAGAAATATAAAGGCACTAAAAATGTAAACGTTTGTTACATGGGTGACGGCGCTGTTCGTCAGGGTGCTTTAAACGAAGCCTTTAACATGGCGATGTTATGGAAATTACCTGTCATCTTTGTTTGTGAAAACAACGGTTATGCAATGGGAACCTCTGTGGAGCGTACTACAAACATGACTGATATATATAAAATAGGTTTAGGTTTTGATATGCCATGTGCACCGGTAGACGGAATGGATCCTGTTGCAGTTCACACTGCAATGGATGAAGCTGCTCAACGTGCAAGAAATGGCGATGGACCTACATTCTTAGAGATCAGAACTTACCGTTACCGCGGCCACTCGATGTCTGATCCTGCAAAATATCGTTCTAAAGACGAATTGGAATCTTACAAAACCAAAGATCCTATTGAAGCGGTTAGAGAAACGATCCTTCAGGAAAAATATGCTGATCAGGCCTGGATCGAAGAGATCGAAGCAAAAGTGAAACAAATTGTTGATGATGCTGTTAAATTTGCAGAGGAGTCACCTTGGCCGGAAGCATCAGAATTGTATCAGGATGTTTATGTACAACAGGATTATCCTTACGTACAAGATTAA
- a CDS encoding pyruvate dehydrogenase complex dihydrolipoamide acetyltransferase — translation MAEIVRMPKMSDTMTEGVMAKWHKKVGDKVKSGDVMAEVETDKATMDLESYWDGTVLYIGVEEGKAVPVDAVIAVIGKEGEDYKAALDAEGAAAPSAEAKPATDAAPAEKPAEDKKETPAGITDADLEKMGVTVVRMPLLSDTMTEGVIAEWHKKVGDKIKNDDILADVETDKATMEVMGYADGTLLHIGVEKGAAAKVNGIIAIVGPEGTDISGILAQGDAPAKPAADKKADAPVAESAPSVTAEAATEGSDRVKASPLAKRIAKDKGIDLAQVAGSADGGRIIKKDIENFKPAAAAPAPAETTSAAPAEKQAQVSIPQFIGEEKYTEKPVTQMRKVIAKRLSESLFTAPHFYLTMAIDMDGAIAARTKINEYAPVKISFNDMVLKAVAIALKQHPNVNSSWLGDKIRYNEHVNIGVAVAVEDGLLVPVVRFADGKSLSHISAEVKDFAQRAKAKKLQPADWEGSTFTISNLGMFGIDEFTAIINPPDACILAIGGISQVPVVKNGAVVPGNVMKVTLSCDHRVVDGATGSAFLQTLKALLEEPVRLLV, via the coding sequence ATGGCTGAAATAGTTAGAATGCCCAAAATGAGCGACACCATGACTGAAGGTGTGATGGCGAAGTGGCATAAAAAAGTTGGCGATAAAGTTAAAAGTGGCGATGTAATGGCCGAAGTGGAAACCGATAAGGCAACCATGGATTTAGAGTCATATTGGGATGGTACCGTTTTGTACATTGGTGTAGAAGAAGGTAAAGCTGTTCCTGTTGATGCGGTGATTGCTGTCATAGGTAAAGAAGGCGAAGATTATAAAGCAGCGTTGGATGCTGAAGGTGCTGCGGCCCCATCAGCTGAAGCGAAGCCGGCAACGGATGCCGCTCCTGCAGAAAAACCTGCTGAAGATAAAAAAGAAACACCTGCTGGTATTACGGATGCGGATTTAGAAAAAATGGGTGTTACTGTAGTAAGAATGCCTTTGCTAAGTGATACGATGACTGAAGGCGTGATCGCTGAGTGGCATAAAAAAGTTGGTGACAAAATTAAGAACGATGATATTCTTGCCGATGTGGAAACCGATAAGGCGACTATGGAGGTTATGGGATACGCAGACGGAACTTTATTACATATTGGTGTTGAAAAAGGTGCAGCAGCTAAAGTGAACGGAATTATCGCGATTGTTGGTCCTGAAGGGACTGATATCAGTGGTATTCTTGCGCAAGGCGATGCTCCGGCAAAACCTGCAGCAGATAAAAAAGCAGATGCTCCGGTAGCAGAAAGCGCTCCGTCTGTAACAGCAGAAGCCGCGACTGAAGGTTCAGATCGCGTAAAAGCATCTCCTCTGGCAAAGAGAATTGCGAAAGACAAAGGTATTGACCTTGCTCAGGTAGCAGGCAGTGCTGATGGCGGACGTATCATCAAAAAAGACATTGAAAACTTCAAGCCAGCTGCAGCAGCGCCTGCACCGGCAGAGACAACTTCTGCAGCTCCTGCAGAAAAACAAGCTCAGGTAAGTATTCCTCAGTTTATCGGCGAAGAGAAATATACAGAGAAACCGGTTACTCAGATGCGTAAAGTAATTGCTAAACGTTTATCTGAAAGCCTATTTACAGCGCCGCATTTCTATTTAACAATGGCTATTGATATGGATGGTGCAATTGCTGCACGTACTAAGATCAATGAATATGCGCCTGTTAAAATCTCTTTCAATGATATGGTCTTAAAAGCAGTTGCGATTGCTTTAAAACAACATCCTAATGTTAACTCTTCGTGGTTGGGCGATAAAATCCGTTACAATGAGCATGTAAACATTGGTGTAGCAGTAGCTGTTGAAGATGGTCTATTGGTTCCTGTAGTTCGTTTTGCAGACGGTAAATCACTATCTCATATCTCTGCGGAAGTAAAAGATTTTGCACAACGTGCTAAAGCGAAAAAATTACAACCTGCTGATTGGGAAGGTTCGACTTTCACTATCTCTAACTTAGGAATGTTTGGAATTGATGAATTTACAGCGATCATTAACCCACCTGATGCCTGTATCCTTGCAATTGGAGGAATCTCTCAGGTTCCAGTGGTTAAAAACGGTGCAGTAGTTCCAGGGAATGTCATGAAAGTAACCTTAAGTTGTGATCACCGCGTGGTGGATGGTGCAACAGGATCTGCTTTCTTACAGACACTAAAAGCATTGTTAGAAGAACCAGTAAGGTTATTGGTTTAA
- the hisS gene encoding histidine--tRNA ligase translates to MSNIKPSLVKGTRDFSPQEMVKRNYIFDTIKTVFKKYGYAEIQTPTMENLSTLTGKYGDEGDKLIFKILNSGDFLSKVNPELLANANSQKLISSISEKALRYDLTVPFARYVVMHQNEISLPFKRFQVQPVWRADRPQKGRYREFYQCDVDVVGSDSLLNEAEFVLIYQEALSNLGLKDFTIKLNNRKILSGIAEIIGKPELIIDMTVAIDKLDKIGLDGVSKELLERGFTEADLEKLKPVILLQGSNEEKLHSLRAVLADSATGMNGIAEIETVFRYIKGLLQANPELNPDLELDITLARGLNYYTGCIFEVKTNEAAMGSIGGGGRYDDLTGMFGLKGLTGVGISFGADRIYDVLLELNLFPESVAAGTKVLISNFDEGAEIYALPIVQQLRNANIAAELYPSAAKLKKQMSYADAKNIPYVILIGSEEMQNGELTLKDMHSGQQDKLSLEAIIERIKD, encoded by the coding sequence ATGTCGAATATTAAACCTTCTCTAGTTAAAGGAACCCGTGATTTTTCACCTCAGGAAATGGTCAAACGCAATTATATTTTTGATACTATAAAAACGGTATTTAAAAAATATGGATATGCGGAAATACAAACCCCAACGATGGAAAACCTGAGTACTTTAACAGGTAAATACGGAGATGAAGGAGATAAACTGATCTTTAAGATTTTAAACAGCGGGGATTTCCTTTCTAAAGTAAATCCGGAATTGCTGGCCAATGCCAACTCCCAAAAATTGATTTCATCAATTAGTGAGAAAGCATTAAGATATGATTTAACTGTGCCTTTTGCCCGTTACGTGGTGATGCACCAGAATGAAATTTCCCTGCCTTTTAAGCGCTTCCAGGTTCAGCCTGTGTGGAGAGCTGACCGGCCACAGAAAGGTCGCTACAGAGAGTTCTATCAGTGTGATGTGGATGTAGTAGGATCAGATAGCTTATTGAATGAAGCAGAATTTGTATTGATCTATCAGGAAGCCCTGAGTAATCTTGGTCTGAAAGATTTTACCATCAAGCTGAACAACCGTAAAATATTATCGGGAATTGCTGAAATTATCGGTAAGCCAGAGTTGATCATAGACATGACTGTTGCGATTGATAAACTGGATAAAATTGGTTTGGATGGCGTAAGTAAAGAACTCCTTGAGCGTGGATTTACAGAAGCGGACCTGGAGAAATTAAAACCGGTAATTTTATTGCAGGGAAGTAATGAAGAGAAATTGCATAGCCTTCGTGCCGTTCTTGCAGATTCAGCGACCGGAATGAATGGCATTGCAGAGATTGAAACGGTTTTCAGATATATAAAAGGATTACTACAGGCTAACCCGGAACTTAATCCGGATTTAGAGTTAGACATAACCCTTGCCCGTGGTTTAAATTATTATACTGGTTGTATTTTTGAAGTGAAAACCAATGAAGCTGCAATGGGAAGTATTGGAGGAGGTGGTCGTTACGATGACCTGACTGGAATGTTTGGCCTGAAAGGATTAACTGGAGTTGGCATTTCTTTTGGTGCCGACCGGATTTACGATGTATTGTTGGAATTAAACCTTTTCCCTGAATCTGTAGCAGCAGGAACAAAAGTTCTGATCAGTAATTTTGATGAAGGTGCAGAAATATATGCCCTGCCAATCGTCCAGCAATTGAGGAATGCAAATATCGCAGCTGAGTTATATCCTAGTGCAGCAAAGCTTAAAAAACAAATGAGTTATGCAGATGCCAAGAACATTCCATACGTCATTCTGATTGGAAGCGAAGAAATGCAAAATGGGGAACTGACTTTAAAAGATATGCATAGTGGGCAACAGGATAAATTATCCCTGGAAGCCATTATTGAAAGAATTAAGGATTAA
- a CDS encoding nuclear transport factor 2 family protein, with translation MNANEALITKFYTAFQNKDVATMQECYSDQATFSDEAFVNLNAKEVCAMWAMLIKGGKDMRIDFSDIRAEEQGVRAHWDAYYTFSATGRKVLNRIDASFIIENGKIIRHTDHFNFYNWSKQSLGLTGLLLGWTSFLKNKVRKQASTKLAAYMEKELSKD, from the coding sequence ATGAATGCCAACGAAGCGCTCATTACCAAATTCTATACTGCTTTTCAGAACAAAGATGTGGCCACTATGCAGGAATGCTATAGTGACCAGGCCACATTTAGCGACGAAGCTTTTGTAAATCTAAATGCAAAAGAAGTATGTGCAATGTGGGCAATGTTGATAAAAGGTGGGAAAGATATGCGCATCGACTTTAGTGATATCAGAGCAGAGGAACAGGGCGTAAGGGCTCACTGGGACGCTTATTATACCTTTTCTGCAACTGGTAGAAAAGTGTTGAATCGGATTGACGCCAGCTTTATTATTGAAAATGGCAAAATCATTAGACATACTGATCATTTCAACTTCTATAACTGGTCAAAACAGTCCCTGGGATTAACCGGATTATTATTAGGATGGACCTCATTTCTCAAAAATAAGGTAAGAAAGCAAGCCAGCACAAAACTGGCTGCTTATATGGAGAAAGAATTATCCAAAGATTAA
- a CDS encoding response regulator transcription factor, translated as MANSSKIYKNILVIEDNHAILDVITLILQSEAYKVTGLNKSVDMMMHIEQLKPDLVIMDIMLPDGDGRELLTQLRSEASTADIPVLMISARYTEENIQHGAFKPNGFLAKPFDIDDLLDRIEGILAGKVY; from the coding sequence TTGGCAAATAGCTCTAAGATTTACAAAAACATACTTGTCATTGAAGACAATCATGCCATCCTTGATGTCATCACCCTAATTTTACAAAGTGAAGCTTATAAGGTAACAGGTCTGAATAAAAGTGTAGATATGATGATGCATATTGAACAACTTAAGCCTGATCTGGTCATCATGGACATTATGCTTCCTGATGGGGATGGCAGGGAACTGCTAACCCAATTGAGGTCTGAAGCCAGCACCGCAGACATCCCCGTACTGATGATCTCAGCAAGGTATACTGAAGAGAATATCCAACATGGTGCGTTCAAGCCTAATGGTTTCCTGGCCAAGCCTTTCGACATTGATGATCTTCTGGACAGAATTGAGGGGATTCTTGCAGGGAAGGTTTATTAA